Proteins encoded within one genomic window of Methanosarcina barkeri str. Wiesmoor:
- a CDS encoding right-handed parallel beta-helix repeat-containing protein encodes MKIYSTVILSIILFMLLPPGIAGAANQTDINQELQQGGIIHLPAGNYTLTDSIILQSNTILEGEPGTVITIPDHAGWPAWKPLISGNGVQNVTIRSLEINANSDGNSETPHGAGYHNCIYMIDCDNVQVYNCTFHNGLGDGLRIKRSKNIEFYNNLVYRLGHEGFFGIESQYIECFNNRITTRTNSGLRIWNSANVRFHDNVIDAQLDAGGGDPGIQIEDSKGTVSNVEIYNNVLNRTWGKGVWLVAYDAGVSNTQEVLIHHNLFYEIGQSYNIPSTGGIVNDGFQDTQIYNNVFDGVKNNAFRNQAGGQGTVIKDNVFTNTVQHTAISQAGTGYAIADLVEANLSVTNNSFYNNENGDAYQTSISNADFRDPETHQTSSGWTWTGSTWTCKFVKPMELDSIPLTTTIRLRLMAIIYRAYYIVN; translated from the coding sequence ATGAAAATATATTCCACTGTCATTCTATCTATCATTCTATTTATGTTACTGCCACCTGGAATAGCTGGAGCAGCAAACCAAACTGATATTAACCAGGAGCTTCAGCAGGGAGGAATAATTCACCTTCCTGCTGGAAATTATACTTTGACAGACTCAATAATTCTCCAATCTAACACCATTCTGGAAGGTGAACCCGGAACTGTAATCACAATTCCGGATCACGCCGGATGGCCTGCATGGAAACCATTAATCTCAGGAAATGGTGTTCAAAATGTCACAATTCGAAGTTTAGAAATTAATGCAAACAGTGACGGAAATTCCGAAACTCCGCATGGTGCAGGATATCATAACTGCATCTATATGATCGATTGTGATAATGTACAGGTATATAACTGCACTTTTCACAATGGTCTGGGAGATGGCCTGAGAATTAAAAGAAGTAAAAACATCGAATTTTATAATAATCTTGTTTACAGACTCGGGCATGAAGGCTTCTTTGGCATTGAGAGCCAGTACATTGAATGCTTCAATAATCGAATAACTACAAGAACAAACAGTGGCCTTAGGATCTGGAACTCTGCAAATGTCAGATTCCATGACAATGTTATAGATGCACAATTGGACGCTGGCGGGGGTGATCCTGGCATCCAGATCGAAGATTCCAAAGGCACTGTAAGTAATGTAGAGATCTATAATAATGTCCTTAATAGAACATGGGGAAAAGGTGTCTGGTTAGTTGCCTATGATGCAGGAGTCTCAAACACTCAGGAGGTTCTGATCCATCACAATTTGTTCTATGAAATAGGACAGAGTTATAACATTCCATCTACAGGAGGCATAGTCAATGATGGGTTCCAGGACACTCAGATTTATAACAATGTTTTTGATGGGGTAAAAAATAACGCCTTTAGAAATCAAGCTGGAGGGCAAGGTACAGTAATAAAAGATAATGTTTTTACAAATACAGTTCAACATACTGCAATTTCTCAGGCGGGAACAGGGTATGCGATTGCTGATCTTGTAGAAGCAAACCTTTCTGTAACTAACAATTCATTTTACAATAATGAAAACGGGGATGCATATCAAACAAGCATTTCGAATGCCGATTTTAGAGATCCTGAAACTCATCAGACTTCTTCAGGTTGGACCTGGACAGGCTCAACATGGACATGTAAGTTTGTAAAACCAATGGAATTGGACTCTATTCCACTTACTACAACCATCAGGTTACGATTGATGGCAATAATATACAGAGCATATTATATAGTAAATTAA
- a CDS encoding DUF2683 family protein: MVYVVQAIINIDERTNRILNIIKAKYGLKDKSAAINKIAEEYEDVILGPELKPEYIEKLKKIGKQEAIEIGTVEHLRKLYGL; encoded by the coding sequence ATGGTATATGTGGTTCAGGCAATTATAAACATTGATGAACGCACTAATAGAATTTTGAATATTATCAAAGCTAAATATGGTTTAAAAGACAAAAGTGCTGCTATCAATAAAATAGCTGAAGAGTACGAAGACGTGATTTTAGGACCAGAGTTAAAACCTGAATACATTGAAAAATTGAAAAAAATCGGAAAACAGGAAGCTATAGAAATAGGCACGGTTGAACACTTAAGAAAACTATACGGTCTTTGA
- a CDS encoding symporter small accessory protein: MVLGINDPQIWLAYLACIFSALGCMVYGALNWREEKEEQVVKSSTQKQVTQDQ; this comes from the coding sequence ATGGTATTAGGAATAAATGATCCGCAAATTTGGCTTGCATATCTTGCTTGTATATTTAGTGCACTCGGATGCATGGTTTATGGAGCATTGAACTGGAGAGAGGAGAAAGAAGAACAGGTAGTAAAGAGCAGTACCCAGAAACAGGTGACTCAAGACCAGTAA
- a CDS encoding sodium:solute symporter produces MAVSTSTLILLVIIYFMCTFYVARLGYKKNSQTDDGYMLAGRRVPPAIMALSYGAAFISTSAIIGFGGVAASSGMGLLWLVFMNIFFGIFIAFVIFGPGTRRMGLNLGAITYPEFIGKRFQSRFIQAFSGLLIAVFMPLYAASVIIGAGRFLETTLAINYNVALLIFIVIIAFYVIKGGLLSVMYVDAMQATIMLIGMTFLLVYTYSKLGGVVEAHQALTNMANLVPQALVDQGHRGWTSMPAFNSSIWWTMVSTIVMGVGIGALAQPQLAVRFMTVKDDRSLKRAVAVGGPFLLMMAGVTYVVGALSNVYFYRTTGMIATQFVPGGNTDLIIPAYLNHAMPALFVAIFMLSLLSAAMSTAAAQFHTMGTAIGYDFYQHGLMKGKSSSSTVHVTKIGIAFTIVVAVILAYVLPGSIIARTTAMFMGLCTSAFLPLYIGALFWKRTTKAGATASLVIGSISSLFWLVFVHAKEAVSLGICQAIFGKETLLTGTWPLVDPIMIATPLSFLVLIVVSLMTPRFSPEFLKKAFRLRFEDEDEASEATSNSVADSTGV; encoded by the coding sequence ATGGCAGTCAGTACTTCAACTCTAATCCTCCTTGTCATTATTTACTTTATGTGCACCTTCTACGTTGCCCGACTGGGGTATAAGAAAAATTCCCAGACCGATGATGGGTATATGCTTGCAGGCCGACGTGTACCCCCGGCAATTATGGCTCTCTCCTACGGAGCTGCGTTCATCAGCACTTCTGCAATTATAGGATTTGGAGGAGTAGCCGCTTCCTCAGGAATGGGGCTTCTGTGGCTTGTCTTTATGAATATCTTTTTCGGAATTTTCATTGCCTTCGTGATTTTTGGCCCAGGAACCCGGCGCATGGGGCTAAACCTTGGAGCCATTACTTACCCTGAATTCATAGGAAAACGTTTCCAATCAAGATTTATTCAAGCATTTTCCGGTCTCCTTATAGCGGTCTTCATGCCTCTTTATGCTGCAAGCGTGATCATAGGAGCAGGCAGATTTCTTGAAACCACGCTTGCGATAAACTATAATGTCGCTCTTTTGATCTTTATCGTCATCATTGCTTTTTATGTAATTAAAGGCGGCCTCCTCTCAGTAATGTACGTGGATGCAATGCAAGCCACTATCATGCTGATAGGAATGACCTTTTTGCTGGTATATACCTACAGTAAACTGGGAGGAGTCGTAGAAGCCCACCAGGCTCTTACCAATATGGCAAACCTTGTGCCTCAGGCGCTTGTTGACCAGGGTCACAGGGGCTGGACTTCAATGCCAGCTTTTAATTCCTCAATCTGGTGGACAATGGTTTCCACAATTGTTATGGGGGTAGGGATAGGAGCACTTGCACAGCCACAGCTTGCAGTCAGGTTCATGACTGTAAAGGACGACCGTTCCTTGAAAAGAGCAGTTGCTGTGGGAGGTCCCTTCCTTCTTATGATGGCAGGAGTTACATATGTTGTGGGAGCACTTTCTAATGTATACTTTTACAGAACTACAGGAATGATCGCCACTCAGTTTGTCCCGGGTGGAAACACCGACCTTATAATTCCCGCATACCTGAACCACGCAATGCCCGCGCTGTTTGTGGCAATATTCATGCTAAGCCTGCTTTCGGCAGCAATGTCTACTGCAGCTGCCCAGTTCCACACCATGGGTACAGCCATAGGATATGACTTTTACCAGCACGGCCTTATGAAAGGCAAGTCAAGTTCGAGCACGGTTCATGTTACAAAAATAGGAATTGCCTTTACCATCGTGGTAGCAGTTATTCTGGCTTACGTTCTTCCTGGAAGTATTATCGCAAGAACTACTGCCATGTTCATGGGACTGTGCACATCCGCTTTCCTGCCTCTCTATATTGGAGCGCTGTTCTGGAAACGCACAACGAAAGCCGGAGCAACTGCAAGTCTTGTTATAGGATCGATAAGCAGTCTTTTCTGGCTGGTCTTTGTCCATGCAAAAGAAGCAGTGTCTCTAGGAATCTGCCAGGCAATCTTTGGAAAAGAAACTTTACTTACAGGCACCTGGCCCCTTGTAGATCCAATCATGATCGCAACTCCACTGTCTTTCCTTGTCCTGATTGTAGTAAGCCTTATGACACCCCGTTTCTCTCCAGAGTTTCTCAAAAAGGCTTTCAGGCTCAGGTTTGAAGATGAAGACGAAGCATCGGAAGCAACATCAAACAGTGTAGCGGATTCGACAGGCGTTTAA
- the larA gene encoding nickel-dependent lactate racemase, with translation MIENTKTISLAFGSMALELDIPKRNVSSIILPSEPEKKEDPTSLIKKALENPIKSRRLSEIVNPDSKVAIIVSDVTRPTPTVKLLPPLLEELYIGGAKNKNITIFFALGLHRNQTEEESRKLVGEEVYKKIHCIQHDTGRCRRIGITSRGTPIEVFEDIMDADVVIGTGSIEFHYYAGYSGGAKSVLPGVSSKETVITNHKMMIDEKAVSGRVDGPVRQDMEEAAKIFGLDFILNVVLDSKKEIVTAVAGDFLEAHRKGVEVVDSMYKVPVEPADAVIVSCGGFPKDINLFQANKALDNATQAVKAGGSIILVAECAEGIGNQVYECWNRECRSPDDAIERFKKCFEFGGHKTAIIAKTSKRFKLYLISKLSDEQTRNAFFTPMASVEDALSAVLSKNPDAKIHLMPHGGQTLPVRKEN, from the coding sequence ATGATTGAAAACACAAAAACAATATCATTAGCTTTTGGAAGCATGGCACTTGAGCTGGATATCCCGAAAAGAAACGTATCCAGTATTATTCTGCCTTCAGAACCTGAAAAAAAGGAAGATCCAACTTCCTTAATTAAAAAAGCTCTTGAAAATCCCATAAAAAGCCGACGGCTTTCTGAGATTGTAAACCCTGATTCGAAAGTTGCAATCATAGTTAGCGATGTTACACGTCCAACACCTACTGTAAAACTTCTTCCTCCTCTACTTGAAGAACTTTATATTGGAGGGGCAAAGAACAAAAACATTACTATTTTCTTTGCTCTCGGGCTCCATCGAAACCAGACTGAAGAGGAATCCCGAAAGCTGGTTGGAGAAGAAGTCTACAAAAAAATTCATTGCATTCAGCATGATACCGGCAGATGCAGACGTATTGGAATAACTTCCCGTGGAACCCCGATTGAGGTTTTTGAAGACATTATGGATGCCGATGTTGTTATAGGAACCGGAAGCATTGAATTCCATTACTATGCAGGATACAGCGGAGGGGCAAAGTCCGTACTGCCCGGAGTAAGCTCGAAAGAAACAGTTATCACAAACCACAAAATGATGATTGACGAAAAAGCTGTTTCCGGAAGGGTTGACGGCCCTGTCAGGCAGGACATGGAGGAAGCCGCAAAAATTTTCGGCCTTGACTTTATCCTGAATGTGGTGCTAGACAGCAAAAAAGAGATAGTTACTGCCGTTGCCGGGGACTTTCTCGAGGCTCACAGGAAAGGCGTGGAAGTTGTGGATTCCATGTATAAAGTGCCTGTGGAGCCTGCCGATGCGGTAATTGTTTCCTGCGGAGGTTTTCCGAAAGATATCAACCTTTTCCAGGCAAACAAGGCGCTTGACAATGCAACCCAGGCTGTGAAAGCAGGAGGGTCCATCATTCTTGTAGCCGAATGTGCTGAAGGGATAGGAAACCAGGTCTATGAATGCTGGAACAGGGAGTGCCGAAGCCCAGACGACGCGATTGAGCGTTTCAAAAAATGTTTTGAGTTCGGGGGGCACAAGACAGCAATCATTGCAAAAACTTCAAAGAGATTTAAGCTTTATCTGATTTCAAAGCTTTCGGACGAGCAAACAAGAAATGCATTCTTTACTCCTATGGCAAGTGTAGAAGATGCTTTATCTGCAGTGCTCTCGAAGAATCCTGACGCAAAAATTCACCTTATGCCTCATGGAGGTCAGACCCTGCCTGTTAGAAAAGAAAATTGA
- the larA gene encoding nickel-dependent lactate racemase: MTANIKKIALAFGSTGIEFEIPERNLASVILPSEFEIKEEKASLIKKSLENPIKSRRLSEIVNPDSKVAIIVSDVTRPTPTAKLLPPLLDELYLGGAKDENITIVFALGLHRNQTEEESRKLVGEQVYEKIRCIQHDRKRCRHLGETSFGTPVEVFEEVADSDVIISTGTLEFHYYAGYSGGGKSILPGVSSEKSILSYHSFYSKLFEGKPLSGRTDSPARKNIEEAARIAGLDFILNVVLNSKKEIVDAVAGDFIEAHRKGVEVVDSMYKVPIEPADAAIVSCGGFPKDINLFQATKSLENAVFAVKKGGSIVLVAECTEGIGDKVYERWSTECKTPDEAIKKFRKCFEFGGHKAATVGRSAKTFKLYLVSKLPDTESRNTFFTPVKSVEEALEKIFSENPDAKIHVMPNGGWTLPVIK, translated from the coding sequence ATGACTGCAAACATAAAAAAAATAGCACTTGCTTTTGGAAGTACAGGAATTGAGTTTGAAATCCCTGAAAGAAATCTTGCCAGTGTTATTTTGCCTTCGGAGTTTGAAATTAAGGAAGAAAAAGCTTCCCTTATTAAAAAATCACTTGAAAATCCCATAAAAAGCCGACGGCTTTCTGAGATTGTAAACCCTGATTCAAAGGTTGCAATCATAGTTAGTGATGTTACTCGGCCAACTCCTACTGCAAAGCTTCTTCCTCCTCTACTTGATGAGCTTTATCTTGGAGGAGCAAAGGACGAAAATATTACTATTGTTTTTGCCCTCGGACTCCATCGAAACCAGACTGAAGAGGAATCCCGAAAACTGGTTGGAGAGCAGGTTTACGAAAAAATTCGCTGCATCCAGCATGACAGGAAAAGGTGCAGGCATCTAGGAGAGACAAGTTTCGGAACGCCTGTAGAGGTCTTTGAAGAAGTAGCAGACTCCGACGTTATCATAAGCACGGGAACCCTGGAATTTCATTATTATGCGGGATACAGTGGAGGGGGGAAATCTATTCTTCCGGGAGTCAGTTCTGAAAAATCTATTCTTTCTTATCATAGCTTTTATAGCAAACTCTTTGAAGGAAAACCTCTCTCAGGCAGAACCGACAGTCCGGCAAGAAAGAATATAGAGGAAGCTGCAAGGATTGCAGGCCTTGACTTTATCCTTAATGTCGTACTTAACAGCAAAAAAGAGATAGTTGATGCCGTTGCTGGAGATTTCATCGAAGCTCACAGGAAAGGCGTAGAAGTTGTTGATTCCATGTACAAGGTGCCTATAGAGCCTGCAGATGCAGCAATTGTCTCGTGCGGAGGCTTTCCAAAAGACATTAACCTTTTCCAGGCGACAAAATCCCTTGAAAATGCAGTTTTTGCCGTAAAAAAAGGAGGCTCAATAGTGCTTGTAGCTGAATGTACTGAAGGGATCGGGGATAAGGTATATGAGCGCTGGAGCACAGAATGCAAAACTCCCGATGAGGCAATAAAGAAATTCAGAAAATGTTTTGAATTTGGGGGGCACAAAGCTGCCACTGTTGGGAGGTCTGCAAAAACCTTCAAACTTTATCTTGTCTCTAAACTTCCGGACACTGAAAGCAGAAATACTTTCTTTACTCCTGTAAAAAGCGTTGAAGAAGCACTTGAAAAGATTTTTTCAGAAAACCCTGACGCTAAAATCCATGTTATGCCCAATGGCGGGTGGACTCTGCCCGTAATAAAATAA